One window from the genome of Poecilia reticulata strain Guanapo linkage group LG9, Guppy_female_1.0+MT, whole genome shotgun sequence encodes:
- the med22 gene encoding mediator of RNA polymerase II transcription subunit 22 isoform X3, translating to MANQRVLPQSKETLLQNYNKRLKDDIKSIMDNFTEIVKTAKIEDETQVSRPTQAEQDHYEMHVRAANIVRAGESLMKLVSDLKQFLILNDFPSVNDAISQQNQQLRALQDECDKKLTSLRDEIAVDLYELEEEYYSSRYK from the exons ATGGCTAACCAGAGAGTGCTCCCTCAGAGCAAGGAGACTCTGCTGCAGAACTACAACAAGAGGCTCAAAGACGACATCAAGTCCATCATGGACAACTTCACGGAAATCGTCAAAACTGCAAAG ATAGAAGATGAGACTCAGGTATCGCGACCCACCCAAGCAGAGCAAGACCACTATGAGATGCACGTCAGAGCTGCAAACATC GTTCGTGCCGGCGAGTCCCTGATGAAACTGGTGTCCGATCTGAAACAGTTCCTGATCCTGAATGACTTTCCCTCGGTGAACGATGCCATCAgtcagcagaaccagcagctccgtGCGCTGCAAGACGAATGTGACAAGAAGCTGACGTCGCTCCGAGATGAGATCGCCGTGGACCTCTATGAGCTAGAGGAAGAGTATTACTCCTCCAGGTACAAATAG
- the med22 gene encoding mediator of RNA polymerase II transcription subunit 22 isoform X2, with translation MANQRVLPQSKETLLQNYNKRLKDDIKSIMDNFTEIVKTAKIEDETQVSRPTQAEQDHYEMHVRAANIVRAGESLMKLVSDLKQFLILNDFPSVNDAISQQNQQLRALQDECDKKLTSLRDEIAVDLYELEEEYYSSSQWSSTDLPLCEAYRRRDSWASPDSSSSSTQDDREEADRTPSQEANAQHHVNGHGTTATEKP, from the exons ATGGCTAACCAGAGAGTGCTCCCTCAGAGCAAGGAGACTCTGCTGCAGAACTACAACAAGAGGCTCAAAGACGACATCAAGTCCATCATGGACAACTTCACGGAAATCGTCAAAACTGCAAAG ATAGAAGATGAGACTCAGGTATCGCGACCCACCCAAGCAGAGCAAGACCACTATGAGATGCACGTCAGAGCTGCAAACATC GTTCGTGCCGGCGAGTCCCTGATGAAACTGGTGTCCGATCTGAAACAGTTCCTGATCCTGAATGACTTTCCCTCGGTGAACGATGCCATCAgtcagcagaaccagcagctccgtGCGCTGCAAGACGAATGTGACAAGAAGCTGACGTCGCTCCGAGATGAGATCGCCGTGGACCTCTATGAGCTAGAGGAAGAGTATTACTCCTCCAG TCAGTGGAGCAGCACTGACCTGCCTCTGTGCGAGGCCTACCGCCGGCGGGACAGTTGGGCCTCTCCggacagcagctccagctcgACCCAAGACGACAGAGAGGAGGCCGACAGGACGCCGTCGCAGGAGGCAAACGCCcaacatcacgtcaacggacACGGGACGACCGCCACGGAGAAACCATGA
- the nfu1 gene encoding NFU1 iron-sulfur cluster scaffold homolog, mitochondrial isoform X1: protein MKTNMATYAQVGRLLGVSARFLRPLASSGSQSSTIYWPSKATGVSNRWPQNAVWLVPGRTMFVQTQDTPNPNSLKFLPGQTVLEEGTMNFAGPRDAFCSPLARQLFRIDGVKSVFLGPDFITITKSDETVEWKVIKPDVYAAIMDFYTSGLPIVNEDSKPSADTAPSEDDDEVVAMIKELLDTRIRPTVQEDGGDVLYRGFDDGIVKLKLQGACTSCPSSIVTLKNGIQNMLQFYIPEVEAVEEVKEDEEAAQTS from the exons atgaaaacaaacatggcgaCTTATGCACAGGTCGGGAGGTTGTTGGGTGTTTCAGCAAGATTTTTGCGACC ACTGGCCAGCAGTGGCTCTCAGAGCAGTACAATCTATTGGCCCTCAAAAGCCACTGGAGTCTCCAACAGATGGCCACAAAACGCAGTCTGGCTGGTTCCTG GAAGGACCATGTTTGTGCAGACACAGGACACACCAAATCCAAACAGTCTGAAGTTTCTGCCTGGGCAGACAGTTTTAGAGGAGGGGACCATGAATTTCGCTGGCCCCCGTGATGCATTCTGCTCACCATTAGCCAG acaGTTGTTTAGGATCGATGGAGTCAAGAGTGTGTTCCTGGGCCCTGATTTTATCACAATCACAAAG TCCGACGAAACAGTGGAATGGAAAGTAATTAAACCCGACGTTTATGCGGCTATCATGGACTTCTATACTTCTGGGCTTCCAATTGTGAATGAAGACAGCAAGCCAAGTGCAGACACAG CGCCATcagaggatgatgatgaagtAGTTGCTATGATCAAAGAGCTGCTGGATACACGAATAAG GCCAACAGTGCAGGAGGACGGAGGCGACGTTCTGTATCGGGGATTTGACGATGGGATTGTTAAACTGAAGCTGCAGGGCGCCTGTACCAGTTGTCCCAGTTCCATTGTTACTCTGAAGAATGGAATCCAAAACATGCTGCAGTTTTACATACCTGAGGTTGAAGCAGTTGAAGag GTAAAAGAGGATGAGGAAGCGGCTCAAACCTCATAG
- the nfu1 gene encoding NFU1 iron-sulfur cluster scaffold homolog, mitochondrial isoform X2, with amino-acid sequence MKTNMATYAQVGRLLGVSARFLRPLASSGSQSSTIYWPSKATGVSNRWPQNAVWLVPGRTMFVQTQDTPNPNSLKFLPGQTVLEEGTMNFAGPRDAFCSPLARQLFRIDGVKSVFLGPDFITITKSDETVEWKVIKPDVYAAIMDFYTSGLPIVNEDSKPSADTAPSEDDDEVVAMIKELLDTRIRPTVQEDGGDVLYRGFDDGIVKLKLQGACTSCPSSIVTLKNGIQNMLQFYIPEVEAVEEVKEDEEAAQV; translated from the exons atgaaaacaaacatggcgaCTTATGCACAGGTCGGGAGGTTGTTGGGTGTTTCAGCAAGATTTTTGCGACC ACTGGCCAGCAGTGGCTCTCAGAGCAGTACAATCTATTGGCCCTCAAAAGCCACTGGAGTCTCCAACAGATGGCCACAAAACGCAGTCTGGCTGGTTCCTG GAAGGACCATGTTTGTGCAGACACAGGACACACCAAATCCAAACAGTCTGAAGTTTCTGCCTGGGCAGACAGTTTTAGAGGAGGGGACCATGAATTTCGCTGGCCCCCGTGATGCATTCTGCTCACCATTAGCCAG acaGTTGTTTAGGATCGATGGAGTCAAGAGTGTGTTCCTGGGCCCTGATTTTATCACAATCACAAAG TCCGACGAAACAGTGGAATGGAAAGTAATTAAACCCGACGTTTATGCGGCTATCATGGACTTCTATACTTCTGGGCTTCCAATTGTGAATGAAGACAGCAAGCCAAGTGCAGACACAG CGCCATcagaggatgatgatgaagtAGTTGCTATGATCAAAGAGCTGCTGGATACACGAATAAG GCCAACAGTGCAGGAGGACGGAGGCGACGTTCTGTATCGGGGATTTGACGATGGGATTGTTAAACTGAAGCTGCAGGGCGCCTGTACCAGTTGTCCCAGTTCCATTGTTACTCTGAAGAATGGAATCCAAAACATGCTGCAGTTTTACATACCTGAGGTTGAAGCAGTTGAAGag GTAAAAGAGGATGAGGAAGCGGCTCAAGTTTAA
- the lg9h9orf78 gene encoding splicing factor C9orf78 homolog: protein MPCGKNFRRRRDSSDDEDEDNGTTEEVRSKVEEAKELQSLRKRQSGVSITALLVGEKLPPEAEIDNDPFKLKTGGVVDMKKVKDRNRDMTEDETDLNLGTSFSAETNRRDEDADMMKYIETELKKKKGLVEAEEQKVKVKNAEDHLYELPESIRVNSAKKTEEMLSNQMLSGIPEVDLGIDAKIKNIIQTEEAKAKLLAEQRNKKKDQGTSFVPTNIAVNYVQHNRFYHEDVNAPQRHHRHKEEPKARPLRVGDTEKPGPEAPSPPNHRKRPNNEKATDDYHYEKFKKMNRRY, encoded by the exons ATGCCGTGTGGCAAAAATTTCAGACGGAGAAGGGACTCGTCCGACGACGAGGACGAAGATAATGGGACTACAGAAGAAGTTAG atCGAAAGTAGAAGAGGCAAAAGAACTTCAGAGCTTGAGGAAACGACAGAGTGGAGTCAG TATAACTGCCTTATTGGTTGGAGAGAAACTCCCACCAGAAGCTGAAATAGAC AATGATCCATTCAAACTGAAGACTGGAGGGGTTGTAGACATGAAGAAAGTGAAAGACAGGAACAGAGACAT GACGGAAGATGAGACAGACCTGAACCTTGGCACATCATTCTCAGCGGAAACTAACAGAAGAGATGAGGATGCAGACAT GATGAAATATATCGAGACCgagttaaaaaagaagaagggcTTGGTGGAGGCTGAGGAGCAGAAAGTAAAGGTGAAAAATGCAGAGGACCACCTGTACGAGCTGCCAGAGAGTATCAGGGTCAACTCTGCCAAGAAGACGGAAGAGATGTTGTCCAATCAGATGCTGAGCGGGATCCCTGAAGTTGATCTTGGCATTGA tgcaaagataaaaaacatCATCCAGACAGAAGAAGCAAAAGCCAAACTCTTGGCAgaacaaaggaacaaaaagaaagaccAGGGCACTTCTTTTGTCCCCACAAACATTGCTGTAAATTACGTCCAACACAACCGCT TTTACCATGAGGATGTGAATGCACCTCAGAGGCACCACAGGCACAAAGAAGAACCCAAAGCTAGACCGCTGCGGGTGGGCGATACAGAGAAACCTGGTCCAGAAG CTCCGTCACCACCCAACCACCGCAAACGTCCAAACAACGAAAAAGCCACAGATGACTACCACTACGAGAAGTTTAAGAAGATGAATCGAAGATATTAG
- the med22 gene encoding mediator of RNA polymerase II transcription subunit 22 isoform X1: MANQRVLPQSKETLLQNYNKRLKDDIKSIMDNFTEIVKTAKIEDETQVSRPTQAEQDHYEMHVRAANIVRAGESLMKLVSDLKQFLILNDFPSVNDAISQQNQQLRALQDECDKKLTSLRDEIAVDLYELEEEYYSSSYSQWSSTDLPLCEAYRRRDSWASPDSSSSSTQDDREEADRTPSQEANAQHHVNGHGTTATEKP; this comes from the exons ATGGCTAACCAGAGAGTGCTCCCTCAGAGCAAGGAGACTCTGCTGCAGAACTACAACAAGAGGCTCAAAGACGACATCAAGTCCATCATGGACAACTTCACGGAAATCGTCAAAACTGCAAAG ATAGAAGATGAGACTCAGGTATCGCGACCCACCCAAGCAGAGCAAGACCACTATGAGATGCACGTCAGAGCTGCAAACATC GTTCGTGCCGGCGAGTCCCTGATGAAACTGGTGTCCGATCTGAAACAGTTCCTGATCCTGAATGACTTTCCCTCGGTGAACGATGCCATCAgtcagcagaaccagcagctccgtGCGCTGCAAGACGAATGTGACAAGAAGCTGACGTCGCTCCGAGATGAGATCGCCGTGGACCTCTATGAGCTAGAGGAAGAGTATTACTCCTCCAG CTACAGTCAGTGGAGCAGCACTGACCTGCCTCTGTGCGAGGCCTACCGCCGGCGGGACAGTTGGGCCTCTCCggacagcagctccagctcgACCCAAGACGACAGAGAGGAGGCCGACAGGACGCCGTCGCAGGAGGCAAACGCCcaacatcacgtcaacggacACGGGACGACCGCCACGGAGAAACCATGA